The DNA segment TTCCTGTAGCGGCCGTAGACGAACGCGGAGTTGACCTGCAACTCGACCTCGTCGGTGCCGAGATCGAGCAACAACTGGATGTCCGGGCGACCGAAGTCCACCTCGGCGCCGACCTCCTGGCCGAAGCGCTTGCCGACTTCCCTGTTGAGTTCGGATTTCAGTTGCTCGCCGGCGTCTTCCGCCAGGCTCACGTCCTCCCGCAGCAGCCGGTCGTTCTCCTCCAGCATCGGCGGGACGCGCGTCCCGACCTGGTAGGTGTCGAACTCGTAGTCGGTGACGGCCTGTACTGCGCGATCAGTCCAGATATCGATGCGATCGGATTCGCCCTCACAGACCCAACACTCCTCCGGGGGTTCGTACGGTTCGTCGGCTTCGAGGGCGACAGTCGTTCGCAAGGCACGGCCCCGCTCGGCGTTGCTGAGGCCGAAGCTCCGATCGGCGACCAGGCGGCCGAGACACGCGTCACAGACCGGGCCGGTCGCGATCGCGTCCCGAGCGATATCGAGGACAGTCATTGCCCTGTCTTCGCCCGCCTGGACGTAATTCGCTTTCGAGTCACAAGCGTCGGTCGTCTCCCGTCCCCGATAGGAGTAACATATTCCGATACCGGAGACGATAGCTCGACCGCGGTTCGGCCGGTAACACGTTCTCCAGCCACGAAATGGGGATGTATCGGCCGAAATCTGCGTACAGAGACGCCGCAGCGGTTGCCAGCAACTGTCCCCATAAACGAATCAATCCCGTTAGGTTCGGTAATGACGCCACGAGAGACTCGGATATCGCGACGGGCGTATCTCGCGGGAGCGACGACGGCGACTGTGGGGCTCGCTGGCTGCTCCGTCCTCGGCAGTGACAGCGGCGATCTGACCGTCGCACATATGCCGATATTCCCCGACTTGCAGTACTTCGTGATGGACGATCAGGGGTATTTCGACGACATCGACCGGACGGTCAACGGCGAGGAGTTCACCGACGGCCCGTCGATCATCAAGGCCTACAGCGGCGGCGACATCGACATCGCGATGTTCGGTATCGTCCCGGCGATGATTCTCATCGACCGGGGGCTGCCTGCGAAGGTGACGGCGACGAACATCAAGGAGCCGATGGCGATTCTCACCCACGAGGAGTTCGGCCCGCTGTGGGACGAACACGGTAGCGACGCCTTCGACGTCTGGCGCGAGCAGCGTGGCGAGCCGTTCCAGTTCGGCACGTTCCCGCAGGGGTCGGTGCCCGACATCCTACTGCGCTACTGGCTCGACCAAGAGGGCGTCGATCCCGAGAGCGACGTCCAGATCACCGAGATAAACGGCGCGAACGCCGTCTGGCAGGCGATCGCCAACGACGAAATCGACGGCACGTCGATCATGGAGCCGGTACCGACCCGCGTCGCCGAGGAGTCGGTCCCCTACGAGACCTTCAGGACGGCCGCCCAGATCATGCCCGGCCAGCCCGCGGCCGTGACGCTGATGAGCGACGAGATCCGCGACACCGACGTCGCGACGCAGTTCCTCGACGCCCACGTCCGGGCGACTGAGTACATTCAGGACAACCCCGAGCCGACGGCCGACATCGTCGAGAGCGGGATCGGATTAGACTCCGATCGGGCGCTGTCGGCCCTGCAGGGGCCGCTGTCGAACTTCGTCACCGACCCGCGCGAGATCGAGAACGGGACGGAGATCTTCTCTGAGTTCGCCGCTCGCACGGGCAAACTCGACCAGCAACTGTCCCTCGAGGAGATCTTCGATTACAGCGTCTACGAGGCGCTCTAACGATGGCAACCGACGTCAGCAACGAACTCGAACGGACCGACAATCTCGGACCGATCGTCGAGGCTATCGATCCCAGGCGGCTGCTGTTGGGGCTACTCGGACTCGCCGGGTTCGTCGGTCTCTGGTGGTTCGGATCGACGCTCCAGCCCGCGTACATTCTCCCGTCGCCGCTGGCGGTCGCCGTGACTGTCCAGTCGGAGATCGCGTCCGGGACGATGCAGACCGCGCTGCTCGACAGCGTCGTCCACTGGCTCCCGGGGACGGTCGTGGGCACCACGCTCGGCGTCGCTGCCGGCGTCGCCCTCGGCTGGAGTCGGGTGCTGGACGAGGCGCTGACGCCAGTCGTCCGGGTGCTCCGGCCGGTCCCACCGCTGGCGCTGATCGGCTTCGCGATCGCGTGGTTCGGGATCGGGCACGCCGGCGCGGCGTTCATCATCGCGATCGGCGCGTTCTGGATCAACTTCTACGCTGCCTACGGCGGCGTCGAGGGCGTCTCCGACGACCTGCTCGACGTCGCTCGCAGTCTGGGCGTCGAGCGTCAGATCGGTCTCGTTCGGGCGGTCGTCCTGCCGGCGTCGCTGCCCGAGATCATGACCGGGATTCGGACGGGTATCGGTCGCTGCTGGATGCTCGTCGTCGCGGCGGAGATCTTCGGCGCGCCGGGGATCGGCCGCCAGATATTCCGGTCGGCCAACTCCCTGCAGGTCGATCGCGTGATCGCGTACATCCTCGTGTTGAGCGTGATGTTCCTGCTGGTCGATACCGCGTTCCGACTGCTCCAGCGGAGGGTCCTGTCATGGCGGTAGGTGCCGACGCGAATCGCGTCACTGTCGAGGACGTCTCGATGGTCTACGACGGCTCGAACGGTCCCGTCGAAGCACTGCGGAAGGTGTCCTTTGACGTCGAGCCCGGCGAGTTCGTGACGATCGTCGGCCCCTCCGGCTGTGGGAAGACGACGCTCTTTCGGATCATCGCCGGGCTACAGACGCCCACCGAGGGTGCAGTTCGGCTGGACGGCGACCCCATCGACGGCCCTGGCCCGGAACTGGGGATCGTCTTCCAGGAGTACCACCTCTTCCCGTGGCGGACGGTCGCCGGCAACGTCGGGTTCGGGCTCGAACAGACCGGCATGCCGACGGACCAGCGGCGCGAGCGGGTGGGAGAACTACTGGAACTGGTCGGGCTCGAGGGGTTCGCCGACAGCTACCCGAAGGACCTCTCCGGCGGGATGAAACAGCGCGTCGCGCTCGCTCGCGCGCTGGCTCCCGATCCCGACCTGCTGCTCATGGACGAGCCGTTCGGCGCCGTCGACGCCCAGACCCGGACGATGCTACAGGCGGAACTGCTCGACATCTGGGAAGCAACCGGCAAGACCGTACTCTTTGTCACCCACGATATCGAGGAAGCGGTCAAACTCGGTGACAGAGTCGTCGTGATGGACAGAGAACCGGGTCGTGTCCAAGAGGTCCTCGATATCGATCTCGAACGGCCGCGTTCGCGCTCCGATCGCGCCTTCGGTCGCTACTACGAGGAGATCCTCGACCGAATCGGGTAGCTGCTCGATCGAATTAGGACGAGTTCGAGAGACGGTGGCTCGGTGTAAACGCTTCGTCACACGGGGCTCAGTGGGGGTAACTGCTCGTCATCGCCACCATACTTCGATAATACTTCGTAGCTCAAAAGGAATCCGTTCTGGTTCGAACTACCACAACTATTTTACATCTCGTTGCACAGAATCAGACAGTGTCCGAAGAAGCGAAACAACAACTGGCGGTCTGCATCGACGTTCATCCCTCAGGCGACACCGATATCTTCCGGATCAGAGCGGCTGATGAGGTACTCCATTTCCTCGCCGATGCCCACGAGACGGAGTTCACCATTCCCGAACTCGTGGACGCGACGGCAGCCGCTCGCTCGACAGTTTGGCGGGCCGTCGACCTGCTCGATGCGCTCGGCGTGGTTCGAATCCGCGAGACGCCACAGCGCAACTACGTCTCGATCGATCCCGGGCGACTGCAGAAGGACGATCCAGTCCTCGCGGTCGAGCAGATCGAGTTCCACGACCCGATCAGAGCGTTCGTCGATCGTGTCCGCGACAGTATCGACGACAGCGACGAGATCTCAGATCTAATCGGTATCGTCGTCTTCGGGAGCGTTGCTCGGGGTGAGGCGGACAGACAGAGCGATATCGACCTATTCGTCGTCGTCGACGGCGACCGGACGAGCGCTCGCCGGCTCGTAACGGGGGTCGCAACCGATCTCGCTGGAGAGCGATTCGACGGCCACAGGTTTGCTTTCGAGCCGTACGTTGAGTCGGTCGAAAGCGCGAAGCGCTCTGGACCGAAGCTCAGAGAGATATTCGAGGAGGGAATCACAGTGGTCAGTAGCAAGCAACTGCAGTCGATACGAAAGGAGGTGTTCGCGGGTGAGTAGTACTCGTATCGAACAACTTGTCGATGACGCACAGGCTGCGTTCGATCGCCGTCCGACGGATATCGAACCGGGACTGGACGTTTCGAGTGCTGCACTTCTCCAACTCCGGAAGGCGTGTCGGTTACTCGCTGGTGCAGACGCGCTTCAGGAGCAGGGATACTACACGCTCGTCATCGAGGCTTCTTTCGTCACGATGGAGAGAACAGTGGAGTTTCGCCTCCTCGAACGCGGGAAGATGGAGCCGACAGATCTCCCTGGGACACATCCGGGCGTGTACGGCGAAGCGGCATCGGCTGGTATCTTCTCGGAGACGATGGCGAACGACCTCGCGGATCTGTGGCGTGACCACCGTGCGAAGACGTACTATCAGGATGGACTTGCAGCGGCAGAACGCGCGGCAAGTATGTATGCACTCGCACAGGAGGTCCATGAGTTCGTCGTTGGCCGTTCCTCACAGGGCCACGAATGCCTCTGTATCTAAGGAAGTGTCTTGGGCGACGAACGTATTAATAGAAACTGTGCCTCAGTGGGGCAACTGCTCGTCATCACCACCACGAGACCGTAGATTATCGTGCCGGAAAAACTCGTCTATCGGGGCGAAGGTCGGACGCGGTCCGAAACCGACACTAGCAGGGAGACCGTATTGCCCGTATGGAGCGAACACCGGAGTCATTCGCCGGGGCGATTTCGTCCGGTGACGCCGATCGCGTCAACGACGCGATCGACGAGATCGAATCAGCCGATTCGGTCGATCGCGTATCGATCTATCCGGACCTGTTCGAGGCGTGTTACCCGGTATACGACAGCGACGACGGCTACGTTCGACAGTCCGTCGTTCGGTTCCTGCGTGATGCTTACCCGATGCTCGAAATCCGGATCGCCACGAGCGATACCGAGCAGGTCGGTGGATACACGATTGGCGACCTCGGCGCAGGCAGGGAGCGTCTCGTCGAAATCCTGCTCGAAGCACTCGAAGACGATGACGGACGGGTTCGTCGGGCTGCTGTCGACGGTTTCGAGACGCTCAGTGTCACATTCAACGTAGCGGAACTGGATGCCGAGAAGCGGGCGCTGCTTGCCACACTAGACGACCTCATCGAGGAGCTGCCCGAACAAAAGGCCGAACACGCCAAAAGCGCGAAACAGTCCGTCAAGCGGCTCGGACTCGTCGGCAGTCTGCTCACTGACCTCGATATTGATTCGTCGTGAGCGTACGGACTGGAGAGTCTTGCATGGACGGTGAGACCGGAAGAGGCATTTTTTGCTGACAACTACGACGAACGGATACGATGCAAGTCTGTGTGCCGACTCGCGGCGACGGGGGGCTCGACGCTGACGTGTCACACCACTTCGGTCGGGCGCCGACCTACACGGTCTACGATACCGAGACCGGATCCGTCGAAGTGCACGACAACGATAGCGACCATCGCGGCGGAAGCGGCTCACCGCCGGAGACAGTCGCCGATACCGGCGCCGACGCGCTCGTCTGTGTCCACGTCGGCGCGCGAGCGAGCGACCAGTTCCACGCGATGGACTTTCCCATTTACTGTGGTGCTGACGGAACTGTCCGAGAGGCAGTGCAGCGTTTCCAGGACGACGACCTGGAGCGGGAACTTCCAGGGGAGGACAACTGCAGAGACGACCACGATCACGACGGCCACGGCCACAATCACGAACACGATGGTGGTGACAAGCAATGACGCGGGTGACGATCCTCTCCGATAACGAGGTGGGCGGTTCCCGCCCCAAGGGACTGCGAGCCGAGTGGGGCTTTGCCGCCGATGTCGGTGGCGTCCTCTTCGATACCGGACAGACTGGTATCGCGGCCGACAACGCCGACAAACTCGGGTTGGGGCCATACGAAACGCTCGTCCTCAGTCACGGCCACTACGACCACACGAAGGGGCTGCCGGCGTTCGTCGACGACGCAGAGGAGATCTACGTCCACCCGGACGCGTTCGAGCCGAAATATCACGGCGTGGAGTCCATCGGGCTGCCGTACACCCGCGAATGGATCGAGTCCCACGCGACAGTCAACACGCACCGCGATCCGGTCGAAATAACCGATAGGATTTATGCCCTCGGCGAGATCCCGCGGCGCTATCCCGACAGTTCGACGGGCGAGATCCGCGATACCGATGGGACATCTCGGCCAGACCCGGTCCACGACGATCAGCCACTAGTCGTGACAGGTGAGGGGGGGCTTGGTCTGGTCCTCGGGTGTTGTCACGCCGGACTCCGGAACACGATCGAGCACGCCGAAGACGTGTTCGACCGTCCCGTGCAGACTGTCCTCGGAGGGACGCACCTCCGTTCGCCCGACCCCGACGAACTCGACGAAATCGTCGCGTGGGTCGCCGAACGCGTCGAACGGATCGCACCCACGCACTGTACCGGCCACGACGCCCGCCGAAAGCTCGAAGACGCCTTTGGCGAGGACTACGAGCGCGTCGGCGTCGGCTCGACGGTCGAGCTGTGACGTACCTCGAATACCAATTTGGTACTAGCAAAAGGATTATGCTTACGGACGACAAACGGTCGGGTGATGGCACCCAGACACGGAAACGGCGGCAAGGCGGGCACTGGACAGTCGAACCGACGTGGCGGCTGCGGCGGTGGAGCCGGCGGAAAGCACCGCGAGCGACGACGCGATCGTGTCCGCGACGAGGACGGACAGTTCGTCGAGACGGTCGACGGGGAGACCGTGCTGAGCGTCTTCGAGGCCGTCGCCGGACCGGTCGTCACGACGACGGACGTCTCGGACGTGCTCGGCGTGAGCACCGAGTCGGCCCGCCAGAAGCTCAACGACCTCGTCGGGGGCGGAAAACTCCGGCGGCGCAAGACCGGCCGGACGGTCGTCTACTGGCGGGTCGAATGACCGAACGGGGGCAACGATGACCGAGTATCCGCCGGCGATCGACACGGAACTGCCGGTCAGTCCCGGTGAAGGCCGGTATCTCTGCGGACTGCTGTACCGGACACTGCTGGACGAACCGCCGATCGGCAACGGGGAACTCGCGGAGTACCTCGGCGTGAGCGGCGCCAGCGTCTCCGAGATGATCGACGCGTTCGACGAGGCCGGCCTCGTCGAGTACGAGCCCTACCGAGGTGCCACGCTGACCGACGACGGCGAGCGACTCGCCCGGGAGATTCTCTGGCGACGCTGTGTCGTCAGTCGGTTCTTCGAGCGCATCAGCGGTGTCGAGCTGGCGGACGACCAGGCGTACAAGATCGGCTGTCTCCTGGACGAAGCGGATGTCGAAGCCCTTGCTCGACAGGCCGACCAGCCCTGCCGAATCCGGTGTCGGGCCGACAGTGCCGAGGACTGCGCGGAGCTGGCTGTGTGACTACGGGGGCGTTTCCCGACGGGATGTTTCTCGTGTCGAGCCAACCACCCCATCCGCCGGCTGTCCGTTCGTGAAGACATTCGACCCATCGAGCGGTCAATTCGCTCGAAATATGACGGAATTATTATACTAGCGTGCGGATAGCCGTCCGGTTTCCGGCATTTATATACTCATGACGACC comes from the Halapricum desulfuricans genome and includes:
- a CDS encoding ABC transporter permease — translated: MATDVSNELERTDNLGPIVEAIDPRRLLLGLLGLAGFVGLWWFGSTLQPAYILPSPLAVAVTVQSEIASGTMQTALLDSVVHWLPGTVVGTTLGVAAGVALGWSRVLDEALTPVVRVLRPVPPLALIGFAIAWFGIGHAGAAFIIAIGAFWINFYAAYGGVEGVSDDLLDVARSLGVERQIGLVRAVVLPASLPEIMTGIRTGIGRCWMLVVAAEIFGAPGIGRQIFRSANSLQVDRVIAYILVLSVMFLLVDTAFRLLQRRVLSWR
- a CDS encoding NifB/NifX family molybdenum-iron cluster-binding protein translates to MQVCVPTRGDGGLDADVSHHFGRAPTYTVYDTETGSVEVHDNDSDHRGGSGSPPETVADTGADALVCVHVGARASDQFHAMDFPIYCGADGTVREAVQRFQDDDLERELPGEDNCRDDHDHDGHGHNHEHDGGDKQ
- a CDS encoding ABC transporter substrate-binding protein, translating into MTPRETRISRRAYLAGATTATVGLAGCSVLGSDSGDLTVAHMPIFPDLQYFVMDDQGYFDDIDRTVNGEEFTDGPSIIKAYSGGDIDIAMFGIVPAMILIDRGLPAKVTATNIKEPMAILTHEEFGPLWDEHGSDAFDVWREQRGEPFQFGTFPQGSVPDILLRYWLDQEGVDPESDVQITEINGANAVWQAIANDEIDGTSIMEPVPTRVAEESVPYETFRTAAQIMPGQPAAVTLMSDEIRDTDVATQFLDAHVRATEYIQDNPEPTADIVESGIGLDSDRALSALQGPLSNFVTDPREIENGTEIFSEFAARTGKLDQQLSLEEIFDYSVYEAL
- a CDS encoding FaeA/PapI family transcriptional regulator codes for the protein MAPRHGNGGKAGTGQSNRRGGCGGGAGGKHRERRRDRVRDEDGQFVETVDGETVLSVFEAVAGPVVTTTDVSDVLGVSTESARQKLNDLVGGGKLRRRKTGRTVVYWRVE
- a CDS encoding MBL fold metallo-hydrolase; translated protein: MTRVTILSDNEVGGSRPKGLRAEWGFAADVGGVLFDTGQTGIAADNADKLGLGPYETLVLSHGHYDHTKGLPAFVDDAEEIYVHPDAFEPKYHGVESIGLPYTREWIESHATVNTHRDPVEITDRIYALGEIPRRYPDSSTGEIRDTDGTSRPDPVHDDQPLVVTGEGGLGLVLGCCHAGLRNTIEHAEDVFDRPVQTVLGGTHLRSPDPDELDEIVAWVAERVERIAPTHCTGHDARRKLEDAFGEDYERVGVGSTVEL
- a CDS encoding metal-dependent transcriptional regulator yields the protein MTEYPPAIDTELPVSPGEGRYLCGLLYRTLLDEPPIGNGELAEYLGVSGASVSEMIDAFDEAGLVEYEPYRGATLTDDGERLAREILWRRCVVSRFFERISGVELADDQAYKIGCLLDEADVEALARQADQPCRIRCRADSAEDCAELAV
- a CDS encoding nucleotidyltransferase domain-containing protein, encoding MSEEAKQQLAVCIDVHPSGDTDIFRIRAADEVLHFLADAHETEFTIPELVDATAAARSTVWRAVDLLDALGVVRIRETPQRNYVSIDPGRLQKDDPVLAVEQIEFHDPIRAFVDRVRDSIDDSDEISDLIGIVVFGSVARGEADRQSDIDLFVVVDGDRTSARRLVTGVATDLAGERFDGHRFAFEPYVESVESAKRSGPKLREIFEEGITVVSSKQLQSIRKEVFAGE
- a CDS encoding ABC transporter ATP-binding protein; protein product: MAVGADANRVTVEDVSMVYDGSNGPVEALRKVSFDVEPGEFVTIVGPSGCGKTTLFRIIAGLQTPTEGAVRLDGDPIDGPGPELGIVFQEYHLFPWRTVAGNVGFGLEQTGMPTDQRRERVGELLELVGLEGFADSYPKDLSGGMKQRVALARALAPDPDLLLMDEPFGAVDAQTRTMLQAELLDIWEATGKTVLFVTHDIEEAVKLGDRVVVMDREPGRVQEVLDIDLERPRSRSDRAFGRYYEEILDRIG